A stretch of Janibacter endophyticus DNA encodes these proteins:
- a CDS encoding WhiB family transcriptional regulator, which translates to MTALQTSYPPHQQSRLIAVAHTAPCLTEEPEIWFADTPDGVEFAKALCTMCPIRESCLAGALERREPWGVWGGELFDAGRVIPRKRPRGRPRKHPVSA; encoded by the coding sequence ATGACTGCCCTCCAGACCAGCTATCCACCGCATCAGCAGAGCCGGCTCATCGCGGTCGCGCACACCGCGCCGTGCCTCACCGAGGAGCCGGAGATCTGGTTCGCCGACACCCCCGACGGTGTCGAGTTCGCCAAGGCCCTGTGCACCATGTGCCCCATCCGTGAGAGCTGCCTCGCCGGCGCGCTCGAGCGGCGCGAGCCGTGGGGCGTGTGGGGCGGCGAGCTCTTCGACGCCGGCCGAGTCATCCCGCGCAAGCGGCCGCGTGGCCGGCCCCGCAAGCACCCCGTCTCCGCGTGA
- a CDS encoding ABC1 kinase family protein, whose amino-acid sequence MGRVSQIPRGTARRTARLASLPLGAAGRTAAGLGRRVRGESAASVNEDMQRRAAEQLFSVLGSLKGGAMKVGQTLSVLEAAMPDDLVEPYREMLVKLQDAAPPMPLSDVEEILARELGPRWRSTKITDLTPRPVAAASIGQVHRGTWHDGRTVAVKIQYPGADVALRSDLQQIARLARLVGSFAPGLDVKAVTDELLERADEELDYALEASHQRAFADAYVGDPDVAVPAVVAHSGHVLVTEWLDGVPMSQIIREADQDVRDAVGELYLGFTLGSPARAGMLHADPHPGNFRLTPDGRLGVVDFGAVARLPEGLPPVIGPLVRDALAGDAGAVIDGLRAEGFVRPGVRVDADEMLAYLRPFIEPLVHERHHFSREWLQGVSAALRDIRTPEFATSTRLNLPPEYLLIHRVFLGSTAVLCQISAEVPARAQMERHLPGFADPT is encoded by the coding sequence ATGGGCCGTGTGAGCCAGATCCCCCGGGGCACCGCCCGCCGTACCGCCCGTCTCGCGAGCCTGCCGCTCGGCGCCGCCGGGCGCACGGCCGCCGGGCTGGGCCGCCGCGTCCGCGGAGAGTCGGCGGCCAGCGTCAACGAGGACATGCAGCGTCGGGCCGCCGAGCAGCTCTTCTCCGTGCTCGGCTCGCTCAAGGGCGGGGCGATGAAGGTCGGCCAGACCCTCAGCGTGCTCGAGGCAGCCATGCCCGACGACCTCGTCGAGCCGTACCGCGAGATGCTCGTCAAGCTCCAGGACGCCGCCCCGCCGATGCCGCTCTCCGACGTCGAGGAGATCCTCGCCCGTGAGCTCGGGCCGCGCTGGCGCAGCACGAAGATCACCGACCTCACCCCCCGTCCGGTGGCTGCCGCCTCGATCGGCCAGGTCCACCGCGGCACCTGGCACGACGGCCGCACGGTGGCGGTGAAGATCCAGTACCCCGGCGCCGACGTCGCGCTGCGCTCCGACCTCCAGCAGATCGCCCGGCTCGCCCGGCTCGTGGGGTCCTTCGCCCCCGGCCTCGACGTCAAGGCGGTCACCGATGAGCTGCTCGAGCGGGCCGACGAGGAGCTCGACTACGCGCTCGAGGCAAGCCATCAGCGGGCCTTCGCCGACGCGTACGTCGGCGACCCTGACGTGGCGGTGCCGGCGGTCGTCGCGCACAGCGGGCACGTGCTCGTCACGGAGTGGCTCGACGGCGTGCCGATGAGCCAGATCATCCGCGAGGCCGACCAGGACGTGCGCGACGCCGTCGGCGAGCTCTACCTCGGCTTCACGCTCGGCTCGCCCGCCCGCGCGGGGATGCTCCATGCCGACCCGCACCCCGGCAACTTCCGGCTCACGCCCGACGGGCGGCTCGGGGTCGTCGACTTCGGTGCGGTCGCGCGGCTCCCAGAGGGGCTGCCGCCGGTCATCGGTCCGCTCGTGCGCGACGCACTCGCCGGTGATGCAGGGGCTGTGATCGACGGCCTCCGGGCCGAGGGCTTCGTCCGGCCGGGCGTGCGCGTCGACGCCGACGAGATGCTGGCCTACCTGCGGCCCTTCATCGAGCCGCTGGTCCACGAGCGTCATCACTTCAGCCGGGAGTGGCTCCAGGGTGTCTCGGCCGCGCTGCGCGACATCCGGACCCCGGAGTTCGCCACGAGCACCCGACTCAACCTGCCCCCGGAGTACCTGCTCATCCACCGCGTCTTCCTCGGCAGCACCGCGGTGCTCTGCCAGATCAGTGCCGAGGTGCCGGCGCGGGCCCAGATGGAGCGGCACCTCCCTGGCTTCGCCGACCCCACCTGA
- a CDS encoding SprT-like domain-containing protein, translating into MEGFSDVEIRRSRRRRKTVSAHREGDRLVLLMPAGLSARLEERYVKELGEKVLAREQRRRPSDSDLLERAARLSDRYLEGRAVPSNVRWVTNQSSRWGSCTTSGRTIRLSHRLRGMPDYVIDYVLLHELVHLLVPGHGPDFHALLDRYPRVERASGYLEGWSGRDGSGGVGDDEAVDGDGDETGGGVSPVG; encoded by the coding sequence ATGGAAGGTTTCTCCGACGTCGAGATCCGGCGCAGCCGGCGCCGCCGCAAGACGGTGTCGGCACATCGCGAGGGTGACCGGCTCGTGCTCCTCATGCCCGCCGGCCTGAGCGCCCGTCTCGAGGAGCGCTACGTCAAGGAGCTCGGGGAGAAGGTGCTGGCGCGCGAGCAGCGCCGACGGCCGAGCGACAGCGACCTCCTCGAGCGGGCCGCGCGGCTCTCCGACCGCTACCTCGAGGGCCGGGCGGTCCCGTCGAACGTGCGCTGGGTGACGAACCAGAGCAGTCGTTGGGGGTCCTGCACGACGAGCGGGCGGACGATCCGGCTGAGTCACCGGTTGCGTGGCATGCCCGACTACGTCATCGACTACGTCCTGCTCCACGAGCTCGTCCACCTGCTCGTCCCCGGCCACGGGCCGGACTTCCACGCGCTGCTCGACCGTTACCCCCGCGTCGAGCGCGCGAGCGGTTACCTCGAGGGCTGGTCGGGGCGTGACGGCTCGGGTGGGGTCGGGGACGACGAGGCCGTCGACGGCGACGGCGACGAGACCGGAGGAGGTGTCAGCCCAGTCGGCTGA
- a CDS encoding ATP-dependent helicase — MTEQGSLFDLEAEDDRDAPPTSSRPPTGPATTAVVASGAVAGERPRWSAVEVSRALGQEHPPTEEQARIIEAPLRAQLVVAGAGSGKTETMTARVVWLVANGLVEPEQVLGLTFTRKAAGELADRVGARLAALASSGLWAPPERDEAGALTLPGAPTITTYHSYAGQLVREHGPLLGRERDARLLTEAAAWQLAHEAVLSYDGPMQQIDWVEATVTKMVVGLAGELAEHLRTPEEVADHLLDLVRRWEAVELASKPLKAVADVRDALRDRALVLPIVRRYLDLKHERGVLDFSDQMALAARLASEIPQIGTEERSRYRVVLLDEFQDTSEAQLVLMTSLFAPEGQAPSPVTAVGDPHQSIYAWRGASATTLATFPERFGGAPVLHLSRSWRNDEAILEAANTVAEPLREGSAVPVRALGARPGAGRGQVWAARVEDAQAEAALVADWVKERRGDGRRSAAVLCRKRSQFTAIVGALAERGVPYEVVGLGGLLVTPEVADVIALLTVVQDPARGDRLMRLLTGPACRLGAADIAGLAAWAREGGPPRSRTAGVDLAPDSRDERTIVDALDDLPDASWEGPGGTRVSERALSRLRWLGAVVARLRTVAGQPLPDLVVEAERALGVDIEVLARPGWSPGAARAHLDAFADVAAQFAAGADRATLGGFIDWVEAAIAEERGLDRPVVDPTPDAVQVLTCHAAKGLEWDVVAVPGLVEATFPSHSSRARWDKKAEQWVMSEPTDTGWLHKTEGGLPYPLRGDRDGLPELFEHAPTSKEIGESITEFKQAAGRQALTEERRLAYVAFTRARQHLLVASSVWSATGKTPRMPSRFFEEVAALPGVHRIAEAALPETDANPNPLLEQTRAVLWPMPVESETRPALERSRSAVERRPDGPALDGTHPLDGEIELLLAEREAARRPAAPSVLLPPHLSTSALVSLARDEDDFASRLRRPMPEPPSRALRRGTTFHAWVEQHYGAAAMVDVLDLPGRVDAAVDDPDLPELQQRFLASEWAARTPIEIELSLEVVIAGRAVRGRVDAVFADGDGGVTIVDWKTGRAPTGDAAAAAALQLSVYRIAYARWTGLPAEQVRAAFYYGSTGETVRPELVDESAVEDLLRP; from the coding sequence GTGACCGAGCAGGGTTCGCTCTTCGACCTCGAGGCCGAGGATGACCGCGACGCACCCCCTACGAGCAGCCGGCCCCCGACGGGACCGGCGACGACGGCGGTGGTGGCGTCCGGGGCTGTGGCCGGGGAGCGGCCGCGCTGGAGCGCCGTCGAGGTCAGCCGTGCGCTCGGCCAGGAGCACCCGCCCACCGAGGAGCAGGCCCGGATCATCGAGGCGCCGCTGCGGGCCCAGCTCGTCGTCGCCGGGGCCGGCTCGGGCAAGACCGAGACGATGACGGCCCGGGTCGTCTGGCTCGTGGCCAACGGCCTCGTCGAGCCCGAGCAGGTCCTCGGGCTGACCTTCACCCGCAAGGCCGCCGGCGAGCTCGCCGACCGGGTCGGTGCCCGCCTCGCTGCCCTGGCCTCGTCGGGTCTGTGGGCACCGCCGGAGCGGGACGAGGCCGGGGCGCTCACCCTGCCCGGTGCCCCCACCATCACGACCTACCACTCCTATGCCGGGCAGCTCGTCCGCGAGCACGGTCCGCTGCTGGGTCGAGAGCGCGACGCCCGGCTGCTCACCGAGGCAGCTGCATGGCAGCTCGCCCACGAGGCCGTCCTCTCCTACGACGGCCCGATGCAGCAGATCGACTGGGTCGAGGCGACGGTGACCAAGATGGTCGTCGGTCTCGCCGGCGAGCTCGCCGAGCACCTGCGGACCCCCGAGGAGGTGGCCGACCACCTGCTCGACCTCGTCCGGCGGTGGGAGGCCGTCGAGCTGGCCTCCAAGCCGCTCAAGGCCGTCGCCGACGTACGCGACGCCCTGCGCGACCGGGCCCTCGTCCTGCCGATCGTCCGGCGCTACCTCGACCTCAAGCACGAGCGCGGGGTGCTCGACTTCAGCGACCAGATGGCCCTCGCCGCACGCCTGGCCAGCGAGATCCCGCAGATCGGTACCGAGGAGCGGTCGCGCTACCGCGTGGTCCTGCTCGACGAGTTCCAGGACACCTCCGAGGCCCAGCTCGTCCTCATGACGAGCCTCTTCGCGCCGGAGGGGCAGGCGCCCAGCCCGGTCACCGCCGTCGGCGACCCGCACCAGTCGATCTATGCGTGGCGGGGGGCGAGCGCGACGACGCTCGCGACCTTCCCGGAGCGCTTCGGCGGTGCTCCCGTCCTGCATCTCTCCCGGAGCTGGCGCAACGACGAGGCCATCCTCGAGGCGGCCAACACCGTCGCCGAGCCGCTGCGCGAGGGCAGCGCTGTCCCGGTCCGCGCGCTCGGGGCCCGCCCGGGCGCTGGTCGCGGCCAGGTGTGGGCGGCGCGGGTCGAGGACGCGCAGGCCGAGGCGGCACTGGTGGCGGACTGGGTCAAGGAGCGCCGGGGCGACGGACGACGCTCCGCGGCGGTCCTGTGCCGCAAGCGATCCCAGTTCACCGCGATCGTCGGTGCGCTCGCCGAGCGCGGGGTGCCCTACGAGGTCGTCGGCCTCGGCGGTCTGCTCGTGACGCCAGAGGTCGCCGACGTCATCGCCCTGCTCACGGTGGTGCAGGACCCCGCTCGTGGCGACCGGCTCATGCGCCTGCTCACCGGGCCGGCCTGCCGCCTCGGCGCCGCCGACATCGCCGGCCTCGCGGCGTGGGCACGCGAGGGCGGGCCGCCGCGGAGCCGCACCGCCGGCGTCGACCTCGCACCCGACTCCCGTGACGAGCGCACGATCGTCGACGCCCTCGACGATTTGCCCGATGCCTCGTGGGAGGGGCCGGGCGGGACCCGGGTCAGCGAGCGGGCCCTCAGTCGGCTGCGCTGGCTCGGAGCCGTCGTCGCGCGGCTGCGGACCGTGGCCGGCCAGCCGCTGCCCGACCTCGTCGTCGAGGCCGAGCGAGCCCTCGGCGTCGACATCGAGGTGCTCGCCCGTCCCGGATGGAGCCCCGGCGCGGCCCGGGCCCACCTCGACGCGTTCGCCGACGTCGCGGCGCAGTTCGCCGCGGGAGCCGACCGGGCGACCCTCGGCGGGTTCATCGACTGGGTCGAGGCGGCGATCGCGGAGGAGCGCGGGCTCGACCGGCCCGTCGTCGACCCGACGCCCGACGCCGTGCAGGTCCTCACCTGCCACGCGGCGAAGGGGCTGGAGTGGGACGTCGTCGCCGTCCCCGGCCTCGTCGAGGCGACCTTCCCCAGCCACAGCAGCCGGGCCCGGTGGGACAAGAAGGCGGAGCAGTGGGTCATGAGCGAGCCCACCGACACGGGGTGGCTGCACAAGACCGAGGGCGGCCTGCCCTACCCGCTGCGGGGGGACCGCGACGGTCTGCCGGAGCTCTTCGAGCATGCCCCGACGAGCAAGGAGATCGGCGAGTCGATCACCGAGTTCAAGCAGGCGGCGGGGCGGCAGGCGCTCACCGAGGAGCGCCGCCTCGCGTACGTCGCCTTCACCCGGGCGCGCCAGCACCTGCTCGTCGCCTCGTCGGTGTGGTCGGCGACGGGCAAGACGCCGCGCATGCCCTCGCGCTTCTTCGAGGAGGTCGCCGCGCTGCCCGGGGTCCATCGCATCGCCGAGGCGGCCCTCCCCGAGACCGACGCCAACCCCAACCCCCTCCTCGAGCAGACCCGGGCTGTGCTGTGGCCGATGCCGGTCGAGTCCGAGACGCGTCCCGCGCTCGAGCGGTCGCGGTCGGCCGTGGAGCGGCGCCCGGACGGCCCGGCCCTCGACGGCACGCACCCGCTCGACGGCGAGATCGAGCTGCTCCTTGCCGAGCGCGAGGCGGCCCGACGCCCCGCCGCGCCCAGCGTCTTGCTGCCTCCGCACCTCTCGACCTCGGCGCTGGTGTCGCTGGCGCGTGACGAGGACGACTTCGCCTCGCGGCTGCGACGGCCGATGCCGGAGCCGCCCTCACGCGCGCTGCGCCGCGGCACGACCTTCCACGCGTGGGTCGAGCAGCACTACGGAGCGGCCGCGATGGTCGACGTGCTCGACCTGCCCGGTCGGGTCGACGCGGCGGTCGACGACCCCGACCTGCCAGAGCTGCAGCAGCGATTCCTCGCGAGCGAGTGGGCGGCCCGCACCCCGATCGAGATCGAGCTGAGCCTCGAGGTGGTCATCGCGGGCCGTGCGGTCCGCGGCCGGGTCGACGCGGTCTTCGCCGACGGTGACGGGGGGGTGACGATCGTCGACTGGAAGACCGGGCGCGCCCCCACCGGCGACGCGGCTGCCGCCGCCGCGCTCCAGCTGAGCGTCTACCGGATCGCCTACGCCCGCTGGACCGGGCTGCCGGCCGAGCAGGTCCGGGCGGCGTTCTACTACGGGTCGACCGGCGAGACGGTCCGTCCGGAGCTCGTGGACGAGTCTGCCGTCGAGGACCTCCTGCGGCCCTGA
- the nudC gene encoding NAD(+) diphosphatase, whose amino-acid sequence MPDAFDELVFAGPPLDRAAELRTRHDVLRRLLAEPGTRVLEVGRHSVAAERDGERVTLRLRSPQPEDEGRETLLLGRHDGRVVLAARGDGEGLTPLREVADLLGPAEASFAATAVALDNWHGSHPRCSRCGEPTVIAQGGWVRVCPADESPHHPRTDPAVIMAVTDDADRLLLARGTGWPVGRMSVLAGFVEPGETLAAAVTREVLEEVGIDVVDVRYQGDQPWPFPASLMLGFTARATSTELTLDGTEIADARWFTREELAEALERGELRRPMSVSISARLIERWYGGPLTRPSDLGAVPGAVTPT is encoded by the coding sequence ATGCCCGATGCCTTCGACGAGCTCGTCTTCGCGGGCCCTCCGCTCGACCGGGCGGCGGAGCTGCGCACCCGGCACGACGTCCTCCGCCGGCTGCTCGCGGAGCCGGGCACCCGGGTCCTCGAGGTCGGCCGGCACTCGGTGGCGGCCGAGCGCGACGGCGAGAGGGTCACCCTTCGCCTCCGGTCGCCCCAGCCCGAGGACGAAGGGAGGGAGACGCTCCTCCTCGGCCGGCACGACGGCCGGGTCGTCCTGGCAGCCCGCGGTGACGGCGAAGGGCTGACCCCCCTTCGTGAGGTCGCGGACCTCCTCGGGCCGGCCGAGGCGTCCTTCGCGGCGACCGCGGTCGCCCTCGACAACTGGCACGGGAGCCACCCGCGGTGCTCACGCTGCGGTGAGCCGACCGTCATCGCGCAGGGTGGCTGGGTGCGGGTGTGCCCGGCCGACGAGAGCCCGCACCACCCGCGGACCGACCCGGCCGTGATCATGGCGGTCACCGACGACGCCGACCGGCTGCTCCTCGCCCGGGGGACGGGATGGCCGGTGGGCCGGATGTCGGTCCTCGCGGGTTTCGTCGAGCCGGGGGAGACCCTCGCTGCCGCGGTGACCCGTGAGGTTCTCGAGGAGGTGGGGATCGACGTCGTCGACGTGCGCTACCAGGGTGACCAGCCGTGGCCCTTCCCCGCCTCGCTGATGCTCGGCTTCACGGCCCGGGCGACCTCGACCGAGCTGACCCTCGACGGCACCGAGATCGCCGACGCGCGATGGTTCACGCGGGAGGAGCTGGCCGAGGCGCTCGAGCGCGGTGAGCTCCGCCGACCGATGTCGGTCTCGATCTCGGCCCGGCTCATCGAGCGCTGGTACGGCGGACCGCTGACCCGGCCCTCCGACCTGGGAGCGGTGCCCGGGGCTGTCACCCCCACCTGA
- a CDS encoding ATP-dependent DNA helicase UvrD2, with protein MCVLAGAGTGKTRAITHRIAYGVHSGVYQPQRVLAVTFTARAAGEMRVRLRELGVAGVQARTFHAAALRQLHYFWPQAIGGAAPEILPHKASVVGEAASRLRLQLDRTELRDIAAEIEWAKVSLLTPESYAAAARRARREPPGMDESGMARMLGVYEEVKGERGVIDFEDVLLLTVGILEEREDIAATVRQQYRHFVVDEYQDVNALQQRLLELWLGGRHEVCVVGDPMQTIYSFTGASPRHLLDFAAQHPGAQTVRLVRNYRSTPQVVETANTLLTTVPVSRRSAGVQLSAQRPAGARPTLTALADDPAEAAWVAGEIRRRVSAGTPASDIAVLFRTNGQSEALESALSDVGVPYLVRGGERFFSRREVRDAIVLLRGAARTDDGEHPLGTLVADVLSGMGWQSEPPAASGAVRARWESLKALVDLAETTAATTPGARVADLVRELDERAAAQHAPAVDGVTLASLHAAKGLEWPVVHLVGCSDGLMPIVMAEGMDEINEERRLLYVGLTRARDELHLSWARARTPGARPSRRVSRFLDPLAAILGEGARSTPKSAGGGSAGGGRREKRTARVRHCKGCGTELTTATQRASGRCPECPPTYDEGLYERLVTWRRELSKAQSVPAFVVFTDATLEAIAEAEPTDARGLLAIAGIGARKLEQYGDDVLAIVAGDAPSPPAAQD; from the coding sequence ATGTGCGTGCTCGCCGGCGCGGGGACCGGCAAGACGCGGGCGATCACGCACCGCATCGCGTACGGCGTGCACTCGGGCGTCTATCAGCCGCAGCGGGTCCTCGCGGTGACCTTCACGGCTCGGGCCGCCGGCGAGATGCGGGTGCGGCTGCGCGAGCTCGGGGTGGCCGGTGTGCAGGCGCGGACCTTCCACGCGGCGGCGCTGCGCCAGCTGCACTACTTCTGGCCGCAGGCCATCGGGGGAGCGGCGCCCGAGATCCTGCCGCACAAGGCGTCGGTCGTCGGCGAGGCCGCGTCCCGGCTGCGGCTCCAGCTCGACCGGACCGAGCTGCGTGACATCGCCGCCGAGATCGAGTGGGCCAAGGTCAGCCTGCTCACCCCCGAGTCCTACGCGGCGGCCGCCCGGCGCGCGCGCCGCGAGCCTCCCGGCATGGACGAGAGCGGGATGGCGCGGATGCTCGGGGTCTACGAGGAGGTCAAGGGGGAGCGCGGGGTCATCGACTTCGAGGACGTCCTACTACTCACCGTCGGCATCCTCGAGGAGCGCGAGGACATCGCCGCGACGGTCCGGCAGCAGTACCGGCACTTCGTCGTCGACGAGTACCAGGACGTCAACGCGTTGCAGCAGCGGCTGCTCGAGCTGTGGCTCGGCGGTCGCCACGAGGTGTGCGTCGTCGGTGACCCGATGCAGACGATCTACTCCTTCACCGGGGCGAGCCCGCGGCACCTGCTCGACTTCGCCGCGCAGCACCCGGGGGCGCAGACGGTGCGGCTCGTGCGTAACTACCGCTCGACGCCCCAGGTCGTCGAGACGGCCAACACCCTGCTCACGACGGTCCCGGTGAGCCGGCGCAGCGCGGGTGTCCAGCTGAGCGCCCAGCGGCCGGCGGGGGCGAGGCCGACCCTCACCGCGCTCGCCGACGACCCCGCCGAGGCGGCGTGGGTGGCGGGTGAGATCCGGCGCCGGGTCTCTGCCGGGACGCCGGCCTCCGACATCGCGGTGCTCTTCCGGACCAACGGCCAGTCCGAGGCGCTGGAGTCGGCGCTCTCGGACGTCGGCGTGCCCTACCTCGTGCGCGGTGGCGAGCGGTTCTTCTCGCGGCGCGAGGTGCGGGACGCGATCGTGCTGCTGCGGGGCGCGGCGCGCACCGACGACGGCGAGCACCCGCTCGGCACGCTCGTCGCGGACGTGCTGAGCGGCATGGGCTGGCAGTCCGAGCCACCGGCGGCCTCGGGTGCCGTCCGGGCCCGGTGGGAGTCGCTCAAGGCGCTCGTCGACCTCGCCGAGACCACCGCCGCGACGACCCCCGGGGCTCGGGTGGCCGACCTTGTCCGGGAGCTCGACGAGCGGGCTGCCGCGCAGCACGCGCCGGCCGTCGACGGGGTCACCCTCGCGTCCCTCCACGCGGCGAAGGGGTTGGAGTGGCCCGTCGTCCATCTCGTCGGGTGCTCGGACGGGCTCATGCCGATCGTCATGGCCGAGGGGATGGACGAGATCAACGAGGAGCGTCGTCTGCTCTACGTCGGGCTGACGCGGGCGCGCGACGAGCTGCACCTGTCGTGGGCGCGGGCACGGACGCCGGGGGCGCGGCCGAGCCGACGCGTGAGCCGTTTCCTCGACCCGCTCGCGGCGATCCTCGGTGAGGGAGCGCGGTCGACGCCCAAGTCTGCCGGGGGCGGGTCTGCAGGGGGAGGCCGGCGCGAGAAGCGGACGGCTCGGGTGCGCCACTGCAAGGGCTGCGGCACCGAGCTCACCACCGCGACCCAGCGGGCGTCGGGGCGGTGCCCGGAGTGCCCGCCGACCTACGACGAGGGGCTGTACGAGCGACTCGTGACGTGGCGGCGTGAGCTCTCCAAGGCCCAGTCGGTGCCGGCGTTCGTCGTCTTCACCGATGCGACGCTCGAGGCGATCGCCGAGGCCGAGCCGACGGACGCGCGAGGGCTGCTGGCCATCGCCGGGATCGGGGCGCGCAAGCTGGAGCAGTACGGCGACGACGTGCTCGCGATCGTCGCGGGCGACGCGCCGAGTCCGCCTGCGGCACAAGACTGA
- a CDS encoding phosphotransferase, which translates to MNSPADRGPLALAALASAAVSGLDPVSVEEVRTGPTSRYDVAFVQDAEHRRWVIRSPRTAAASAQLEQAATLTHLVARRLRQSVPVVKGWVALPEGGRAAVYPYLTGRPVELDLLTPGPGLTASLGRALATVHNLDPAIFDEAGSVSYDAETYRTRRLADLDRAAATGRVPTGLLQRWENQLEDVGRWRFSSVPTLGGVEGDQVLVGEDEPGELVVKGFLGWEDARVADAADDLAEIVAALDEESLDTFLEAYAHTRSERPDAHLVDRARLAHEMSLVRSMMAAVAAGDLDAAEDQASALRRLDEETSAQELAGALARATGETDEDAGALARATGETDEDAGALARATGETDEDPSDVEPEGRR; encoded by the coding sequence GTGAACTCCCCTGCCGACCGTGGACCGCTCGCCCTCGCCGCGCTGGCCAGCGCCGCCGTCTCCGGGCTCGACCCGGTGAGCGTCGAGGAGGTACGCACCGGGCCCACCTCGCGCTACGACGTCGCCTTCGTCCAGGACGCCGAGCACCGGCGCTGGGTCATCCGCTCGCCGCGCACGGCGGCGGCCTCGGCCCAGCTCGAGCAGGCGGCCACGCTGACCCACCTCGTCGCGCGTCGGCTGCGCCAGTCCGTCCCGGTCGTCAAGGGCTGGGTCGCCCTGCCCGAAGGGGGTCGCGCCGCGGTGTACCCCTACCTCACCGGCCGTCCGGTCGAGCTCGACCTCCTCACCCCGGGCCCGGGTCTGACAGCCAGCCTCGGACGTGCTCTCGCGACGGTGCACAACCTCGACCCGGCGATCTTCGACGAGGCGGGGTCGGTGTCGTACGACGCCGAGACGTACCGGACACGGCGGCTCGCTGACCTCGACCGTGCGGCGGCGACGGGGCGTGTCCCGACCGGGCTGCTGCAGCGGTGGGAGAACCAGCTCGAGGACGTCGGCAGGTGGCGCTTCTCGTCGGTGCCGACGCTCGGCGGGGTCGAGGGGGACCAGGTGCTCGTCGGCGAGGACGAGCCGGGCGAGCTCGTCGTCAAGGGTTTCCTCGGGTGGGAGGACGCCCGGGTCGCCGACGCCGCGGACGACCTCGCCGAGATCGTCGCGGCCCTCGACGAGGAGTCACTGGACACCTTCCTCGAGGCGTACGCGCACACCCGCTCGGAGCGGCCCGACGCGCACCTCGTCGACCGGGCCCGGCTCGCGCACGAGATGTCGCTCGTCCGCTCGATGATGGCCGCCGTCGCCGCCGGCGACCTCGACGCCGCCGAGGACCAGGCCTCCGCCCTGCGCCGCCTCGACGAGGAGACGAGCGCCCAGGAACTCGCAGGAGCCTTGGCTCGTGCGACCGGGGAGACCGACGAGGACGCAGGAGCCTTGGCTCGTGCGACCGGGGAGACCGACGAGGACGCAGGAGCCTTGGCTCGTGCGACCGGGGAGACCGACGAGGACCCGTCGGACGTCGAGCCCGAGGGGCGCCGCTGA
- a CDS encoding NUDIX hydrolase, producing the protein MSDPVGRLSADLGRVLRAWEPGSSEQAGLRDEYLAHLGEHPDAVLKVGPPEHFTVGCLVLDHTRTQVLLTLHAKAGRWFQLGGHLEPGDPDVVAAALREAVEESGIPVEALTLHPDPVHLDRHELVGSFGRCTWHLDVRYVAVAAAGAAHEISEESLDLAWWPVDALPADSADEIGPLVAAALSRLG; encoded by the coding sequence GTGAGTGACCCGGTCGGGCGGCTCAGCGCCGACCTCGGCCGGGTGCTGCGCGCGTGGGAGCCCGGATCCTCGGAGCAGGCGGGGCTGCGTGACGAGTACCTCGCGCACCTCGGCGAGCACCCGGACGCCGTGCTCAAGGTGGGACCGCCGGAGCACTTCACCGTGGGCTGCCTCGTGCTCGACCACACCCGCACGCAGGTGCTGCTGACCTTGCACGCCAAGGCGGGCCGCTGGTTCCAGCTCGGCGGGCACCTCGAGCCCGGCGACCCCGACGTGGTGGCCGCGGCGCTGCGGGAGGCGGTCGAGGAGTCGGGGATCCCCGTCGAGGCGCTGACGCTGCACCCCGACCCCGTGCACCTCGACCGGCACGAGCTCGTCGGCTCCTTCGGCCGGTGCACCTGGCATCTCGACGTCCGGTACGTCGCCGTCGCCGCTGCCGGAGCCGCCCACGAGATCTCCGAGGAGTCGCTCGACCTCGCCTGGTGGCCGGTCGACGCCCTGCCGGCCGACTCTGCGGACGAGATCGGGCCGCTCGTCGCGGCGGCGCTCAGCCGACTGGGCTGA